The nucleotide sequence TTCCTCCGACACGCCAAGTCAAGCTGCAATCAAACAAACATGTTAGATATGGAGGCGCATGACAAATGCAAAATAATTGGTTGCAAATATCTCTTACCTGACGATACAAGTATGCTAGTGCGGCCGAACCCCAGCTATACTGGGTATCCCAGTTATTAAGTGGCTCCAAGAACATCCAGAGGGCTGAGTTCCCGGTTGCATCTGAGAAGACTACCTTGGTTAGTACATACCAAAGATAGGCCCGCGCGTACTGCTGCACAACCACGTCATTGGCATCCTGAGGGCACGGGTTGGTGTTTCCTCTGACCAGTTTTAGCCAAGAATGCCTCACTTTCGCTGTATCGGCCTTGCCTTCCTGAGGGCCCTCGGGCTGAACGCCAATTAAATCGGCAGTCCGTTCTCGCCAATTACCCACGCTGACACGACCGGTAACAGCTTGTCCATTGATAGGAAGGCCGCTTATCATAGCCATGTCCTGTAGGGTCATcgtcatctccccacatggaaggTGGAAGGAGTGAGTCTCCGGCCTCCAACGATCCACAAGTGCGGTCAGCGCCGCGTGGTTCACCGGCGGAGCGCGTCGCTTAAACTGCAACACGAATGGGAGAAGACCCAATCTCCGAATGTAAGGCTCATACCGCGGGTCGTAATCAAAGTCATCAGCGGAatgacccctcatgcgcatagcAACTACAACCTGCAAATAAAGTGATGTTTTAATAATCAATACAAGAACACAAATGAGAAACAACGAAAATTGACCCAGTCTTGCTTCTTACCTGTCCATTTTCAATGGCACgagcacgatgctccttatcccactCATCGATTAATCCGTCATACCAAGGTCCATCACCATCCGCCATCCTACAAAAAAAATTCACAAACATCTATGAATACATGAACAATATCAAACAATTTCCTTCTCCAAGTTTATTCCATATGAAAACACCATTCTTCTCAAACATAACCACATCATTTCTTTCTTCTACATATGCAAACATATCATCTAGAGTACCAAATTTCACCATCAAATATATTTCATTATCATCATCCGCCATTCTATTGAACAAATCATGTCACACACAATAAGAAAATTTCATCATCTCTTTTGCATAAATTTTTTTGCCAACAATAGGATTATCTACACATACACACATCATCTATCAAACCAAATATAGTATGCCAAAGTCTATTTTACATACACAAATCATATATTCATCACCCCtcttaattcaaaaaaaaaatcctatggacAACATATACACAAAACCGAATTGATTTTACCTACATGTTCAACTACACATCATCTACTGCATACCTAATCATCTATCAACTACACAAAAttttctaaaaataagaaaccatcTACTCATCTAACATCACCTAGTGTTGAATAATGCATCCaaccaaagaggggaaaacaaaaaaaaattggaggGAATGGGGGAGAATACCTCAAAGAAGCTTGGGGGGGTCCGATCTGTGAGTTTGAGGGGTTGATGGAGTAGATCAAGGGGGGTGGTGGTGGGAGGGAGAGAAGGGGCGAAGAACAGAGCCCTCTGTTCGTCGTGCGCCGCCAGGAGAAAGATGGGGATGGGTGGGCTGGCCCGCGCGGTTATCCACTTaccggggccagacgccagggaccctggcgtctggcccctttgccacgtcagcaggtcaacgggcaggcgggcagtgcgggccaggggccagacgccagggaccgtgGCGTATGCTTcgtaacccagacgccagggaccttggcgtcaccgaaaaaggtcagaaacgaatttttttttggaacgaggtcaaatcgggatttagtttgccttaagggtcagaacagtaattttgtccACTCTAACCACACAAACGAAGGGGAAGATCTCAGCAAAAGATCCTTGCCTGCGCGTTTCTCTAGACGTGACATGCGTGAATGTCACGAACCCTCATGGATTAACACTCACTGGAGTATTTTGTTAGAGCCCTTATTTAGTTTTGGTCATGTGCTCTGGATAAAATTAAACGGGTAGTAAGTAGGAGTGTACTGTCACCGCAACCAAAACCATCGACGTCAGTCTCCACCCCTAGCCTGTGATCCTCGCACGTGTGTTATGCAATGCACATGCCCCAGAATCGTGCCAAAGGAGAAGGCAACACTGCACATGATAACCGATTTCGGCTTGAAAATGGTCCTAGCGATGCAAGACCTGGTTACACCGTTTGGCCGGTCAAACTTTCAAACGTGTATCCCGTTGAGAAAAGGAAAATTTTGGAGTATAATATATAAAAACAATAATGCTAGACCTACAAAAATCTACAAACGTTTTACTTCACTTTCCAAGCTAACCATCCGAAGAGGTCAGTCTCACTACCATCTCTCCGTGATGCATCTCTCCGGAGGAGGGCAACTAAATTTTGCAGGAAATTCATCCAGGCACCTGTGGGCATCATATGCGTCCTCTCAGGTTTTGTTGCCTAGGTGTACCAATCCGAATTCTTATAGCCCACTACTCATGCTGATGCAGTTGACGGTAATGAAATCTGTGAGTAGCCTCCGTAGGGTGG is from Triticum aestivum cultivar Chinese Spring chromosome 3A, IWGSC CS RefSeq v2.1, whole genome shotgun sequence and encodes:
- the LOC123056796 gene encoding serine/threonine-protein phosphatase 7 long form homolog — protein: MADDDNEIYLMVKFGTLDDMFAYVEERNDVVMMADGDGPWYDGLIDEWDKEHRARAIENGQVVVAMRMRGHSADDFDYDPRYEPYIRRLGLLPFVLQFKRRAPPVNHAALTALVDRWRPETHSFHLPCGEMTMTLQDMAMISGLPINGQAVTGRVSVGNWRERTADLIGVQPEGPQEGKADTAKVRHSWLKLVRGNTNPCPQDANDVVVQQYARAYLWYVLTKVVFSDATGNSALWMFLEPLNNWDTQYSWGSAALAYLYRQLDLACRRKGGTSSLSGFVWSLSVWMWERIPVGRPDLKNPLMANPRGNHDGLHDDDPYRRPTLAYYWEQVTVYTGSSHVRYKCYMNELDTLTVEQVMRSTLVALCGRS